In a single window of the Arthrobacter zhangbolii genome:
- a CDS encoding helix-hairpin-helix domain-containing protein, translated as MAQHRWDTAGTADTGQDESPDPPGFRRRWALSLPAAVLAVCLLLGCAAAAVLLRDTGPAPIASVELSAPASTAPADAEGAAGTGTAGSTRPASPVPSPEAAEADPGPATVVVHIAGAVQRPGIVRLPPGSRIVDAVDAAGGTAADADLTAVNLAAPAQDGAMVLVPRIGEEAPPPAGANGDTGGGTGGGAAAGGSPTGPDAGSAAKVNLNTADAAELETLPRVGPVLAERIIAWRTEHGSFSRPEDLDAVPGIGEAMMAALLPLVTV; from the coding sequence ATGGCACAGCATCGTTGGGACACTGCGGGCACCGCGGACACCGGGCAGGATGAGTCCCCGGATCCTCCCGGGTTTCGGCGCCGGTGGGCGCTTTCGCTGCCGGCGGCAGTGCTGGCAGTGTGTCTGCTGCTGGGATGCGCAGCGGCAGCTGTGCTGCTCCGCGACACAGGCCCTGCGCCCATCGCCAGCGTTGAGCTGTCCGCGCCCGCCTCCACTGCCCCGGCAGATGCCGAAGGAGCTGCCGGTACCGGCACAGCGGGGAGCACCCGGCCGGCTTCCCCGGTTCCTTCACCTGAGGCGGCGGAAGCGGATCCGGGTCCCGCCACGGTGGTAGTCCACATCGCCGGTGCCGTGCAGCGTCCAGGTATTGTGCGTCTGCCGCCCGGCAGCCGGATAGTCGATGCCGTTGATGCCGCCGGCGGAACGGCCGCCGACGCGGACCTCACCGCCGTGAACCTTGCCGCCCCGGCGCAGGACGGGGCGATGGTATTGGTTCCCCGGATCGGTGAAGAGGCACCTCCACCCGCCGGGGCCAACGGGGACACCGGCGGGGGAACTGGAGGCGGCGCGGCCGCCGGCGGTTCACCGACAGGGCCCGATGCCGGTTCGGCTGCCAAGGTCAACCTGAACACCGCCGACGCTGCCGAGCTGGAGACGCTTCCGCGGGTGGGGCCGGTCCTCGCGGAGCGGATCATTGCGTGGCGTACCGAGCACGGAAGCTTCAGCCGGCCCGAGGACCTGGACGCAGTGCCGGGCATCGGTGAAGCCATGATGGCCGCGCTCCTGCCGCTCGTGACGGTATAG
- a CDS encoding DegV family protein — protein MDWLERLALRARGRQRATAAAPGPVVGIVTDSAAALPAGWAEAAKVSEFVRVVPMPVMIGDQIYGEGSEDLIPALAMALAQGHPVRTSRPAPGRFEAAYAELAAAGCTSVVSVHLSGQLSGTVDSARLAARSASVPVEVIDSTTAAMGLGFAVAAAAESARSSNSAETVSACARAVAADSNILFYVPSLDQLRRGGRIGAAAGWLGTLLAVKPILVIRDGRVVPLERVRTAPKALARLAELVQEDIAGRTGKVRAAVHHFGNAAEAERLAGIIGAAAPEVEILICPLPAVLAAHAGLGVLAVAVAGDGAAGSGTRTQEGPANPGELGSGGVAPADKA, from the coding sequence ATGGACTGGCTGGAACGGCTCGCACTGCGGGCCAGGGGGCGGCAGCGGGCAACTGCCGCCGCCCCCGGGCCGGTCGTGGGCATAGTCACCGACTCGGCAGCCGCCCTGCCCGCGGGGTGGGCCGAAGCGGCGAAGGTGTCGGAGTTCGTGCGGGTTGTTCCGATGCCGGTGATGATCGGCGACCAGATCTACGGGGAAGGCTCCGAAGACCTGATCCCGGCACTGGCCATGGCCCTGGCCCAGGGGCACCCGGTACGCACCTCCCGTCCGGCGCCGGGCCGGTTTGAGGCTGCGTATGCCGAGCTGGCAGCCGCCGGCTGCACCTCGGTGGTTTCCGTGCACCTGTCCGGGCAGCTCTCCGGCACCGTGGACTCCGCCAGGCTGGCCGCCCGCTCCGCATCCGTTCCGGTGGAAGTGATCGACAGCACGACGGCGGCCATGGGACTGGGTTTTGCCGTGGCCGCGGCTGCCGAGAGTGCCCGGAGCAGCAACTCGGCAGAGACCGTCTCCGCGTGCGCACGCGCCGTGGCCGCGGACTCAAACATACTTTTCTACGTGCCCAGCCTGGACCAGCTGCGCCGCGGAGGGCGCATCGGGGCTGCCGCCGGCTGGCTGGGTACCCTGCTGGCCGTCAAACCGATCCTGGTGATCCGTGACGGGCGGGTGGTCCCGCTGGAACGTGTCCGCACCGCCCCGAAAGCGCTGGCCCGGCTGGCCGAACTGGTGCAGGAGGATATTGCCGGCCGGACCGGAAAGGTCCGTGCCGCGGTGCACCACTTCGGCAATGCGGCCGAGGCGGAGCGGCTTGCCGGCATCATCGGTGCCGCGGCCCCGGAGGTGGAAATCCTTATCTGTCCGCTCCCGGCAGTTCTGGCGGCCCATGCCGGGCTGGGCGTTTTGGCGGTGGCGGTGGCCGGCGACGGGGCTGCCGGGTCCGGGACCCGCACACAGGAGGGGCCCGCAAACCCCGGTGAGCTGGGATCCGGCGGGGTTGCCCCTGCAGACAAGGCCTAG
- the leuS gene encoding leucine--tRNA ligase, translating to MVSTQSQTDQQEEAVYSFAAIEQKWPQVWEDLGVFTPADDGSRERRYVLDMFPYPSGDLHMGHAEAFAMGDVVARYWRQLGYDVLHPIGWDSFGLPAENAAIKNNAHPSDWTYRNIETQAESFKRYAISVDWSRRIHTSDPEYYRWTQWLFTRFYERGLAYRKNSPVNWCPKDQTVLANEQVVNGACERCGTQVTKKSLNQWYFKITDYADRLLDDMEQLKGHWPERVLAMQKNWIGRSEGAHVRFVIEAAGGKGEEQVTVFTTRPDTLAGATFFVVAADAPLAMDLVTDENRDALTAYREQVKALSDIERQSTERTKTGVFTGRYAVNPLNGEKLPVWAADYVLADYGTGAIMAVPAHDQRDLDFARTFDLPVKAVLDTGEEDPAVSGVATTGEGTLINSGTLDGLPKSEAIPAAITMLEEQGTGEKFVNFRLRDWLLSRQRFWGTPIPIIHCEKCGEVPVPDDQLPVTLPTGLKGEALAPKGTSPLASAEEWVNVSCPKCAGPAKRDTDTMDTFVDSSWYFMRFVSPHFTEGPFDPEAAKNWMPVGQYVGGVEHAILHLLYARFFTKVVHDMGLLPASEPFSSLLNQGQVLNGGKAMSKSLGNGVDLGQQLDKYGVDAVRLTMIFASPPEDDVDWADVSPSGSAKFLARAWRLGQDVSSEPGIAFTGGDKKLRAMTHRTVADATELLENNKFNVVVAKLMELVNATRKAIDSGVGGADPAVREAAEAVAVILSLFAPYTAEDLWNLLGRDASVVNAGWPTVDETLLVQDTVTAVVQVQGKVRDRLEVAADISEDDLREAALASEAVQRTLDGRGIRTVIVRAPKLVNIVPA from the coding sequence ATAGTGAGCACGCAGTCACAGACTGATCAGCAGGAAGAGGCCGTCTACAGTTTCGCGGCCATCGAGCAGAAATGGCCTCAGGTCTGGGAGGACCTTGGCGTATTCACCCCTGCCGACGACGGCTCGCGCGAGCGCCGCTACGTCCTGGACATGTTCCCTTACCCGTCGGGTGACCTGCACATGGGCCATGCCGAAGCGTTCGCCATGGGCGACGTCGTCGCCCGTTACTGGCGCCAGCTCGGTTACGACGTGCTCCACCCGATCGGCTGGGATTCCTTCGGCCTGCCGGCTGAGAATGCCGCGATCAAGAACAACGCGCACCCCAGCGACTGGACCTATCGCAACATTGAAACCCAGGCTGAATCCTTCAAGCGCTACGCCATCAGTGTTGACTGGTCCCGCCGCATCCACACCTCGGACCCGGAGTACTACCGCTGGACCCAGTGGCTGTTCACGCGCTTCTACGAGCGTGGTCTGGCCTACCGGAAGAACTCCCCGGTCAACTGGTGCCCCAAGGACCAGACCGTGCTGGCCAACGAACAGGTAGTCAACGGCGCCTGTGAACGCTGCGGCACCCAGGTCACCAAGAAGTCCCTGAACCAGTGGTACTTCAAGATCACCGATTACGCGGACCGCCTGCTCGATGACATGGAGCAGCTCAAGGGCCACTGGCCCGAGCGCGTGCTGGCTATGCAGAAGAACTGGATCGGCCGCTCCGAAGGTGCCCACGTCCGCTTCGTCATCGAAGCCGCCGGCGGCAAGGGCGAAGAGCAGGTCACCGTCTTCACCACCCGCCCGGACACCCTGGCCGGTGCCACGTTCTTTGTCGTGGCGGCAGACGCACCGCTGGCGATGGACCTGGTCACCGATGAGAACCGCGATGCGCTGACGGCGTACCGGGAACAGGTCAAGGCCCTCTCGGACATCGAGCGCCAGTCCACCGAACGCACCAAGACCGGCGTTTTTACCGGCCGCTACGCAGTGAACCCGCTTAACGGCGAAAAGCTGCCCGTCTGGGCCGCCGACTATGTGCTGGCCGACTACGGCACGGGCGCCATCATGGCGGTCCCGGCGCACGACCAGCGTGACCTGGACTTCGCCAGGACCTTCGACCTGCCCGTGAAGGCGGTCCTGGACACCGGCGAAGAGGATCCCGCCGTCAGCGGCGTGGCCACCACCGGCGAAGGCACCCTGATCAACTCCGGCACCCTCGACGGACTGCCGAAGTCCGAAGCGATCCCGGCCGCCATCACCATGCTCGAAGAGCAGGGCACGGGGGAGAAGTTCGTGAACTTCCGCCTGCGGGACTGGCTGCTCTCCCGCCAGCGCTTCTGGGGCACGCCCATCCCGATCATCCACTGCGAAAAGTGCGGCGAGGTTCCGGTTCCGGATGACCAGCTGCCCGTCACCCTGCCCACCGGGCTGAAGGGCGAGGCCCTGGCGCCGAAGGGCACCTCACCCCTGGCCTCGGCCGAGGAATGGGTCAACGTCTCCTGCCCGAAGTGTGCCGGCCCCGCCAAGCGCGACACCGACACCATGGACACCTTCGTGGACTCGTCCTGGTACTTCATGCGCTTTGTCTCCCCGCACTTCACCGAGGGCCCGTTCGATCCCGAGGCTGCGAAGAACTGGATGCCCGTTGGCCAGTACGTGGGCGGCGTCGAGCACGCCATCCTGCACCTGCTCTACGCGCGGTTCTTCACCAAGGTGGTCCATGACATGGGCCTGCTGCCGGCAAGTGAGCCCTTCAGCTCGCTGCTGAACCAGGGCCAGGTGCTCAACGGGGGCAAGGCCATGTCCAAGTCCCTGGGCAATGGCGTGGACCTGGGCCAGCAGCTGGATAAGTACGGCGTCGACGCCGTGCGCCTGACCATGATCTTCGCGTCCCCGCCGGAGGACGACGTCGACTGGGCGGACGTCTCGCCGTCGGGCTCTGCGAAGTTCCTGGCCCGCGCCTGGCGCCTCGGCCAGGACGTCAGCAGCGAACCCGGCATCGCCTTCACGGGCGGGGACAAAAAACTCCGTGCCATGACCCACCGGACCGTCGCGGACGCCACCGAACTGCTGGAGAACAACAAGTTCAACGTGGTGGTGGCCAAGCTGATGGAGCTGGTCAACGCCACCCGCAAGGCCATCGATTCCGGCGTGGGCGGTGCCGACCCGGCAGTACGCGAAGCGGCCGAGGCGGTTGCGGTGATCCTGAGCCTCTTCGCCCCGTACACGGCCGAGGATCTGTGGAACCTGCTGGGCCGCGACGCCTCCGTGGTGAACGCCGGATGGCCGACTGTGGATGAAACCCTGCTGGTGCAGGACACGGTCACCGCCGTGGTCCAGGTCCAGGGGAAGGTCCGTGACCGGCTCGAGGTGGCCGCGGACATTTCCGAGGATGACCTGCGTGAGGCCGCGCTGGCCTCCGAGGCCGTGCAGCGCACCCTGGACGGCCGCGGCATCCGCACCGTGATTGTCCGGGCGCCCAAGCTCGTGAACATCGTTCCGGCCTAG